A single window of Ananas comosus cultivar F153 linkage group 17, ASM154086v1, whole genome shotgun sequence DNA harbors:
- the LOC109722887 gene encoding centromere protein S isoform X1 — translation MAAEPRDGGFEKEKEEEEAAAERAELLRDRFRLSVISIANAEGFDSPFSTLSLFVFFSSKSFFLISLRAAEKVVMGISEPVVACIADLAFKYTEQLAKDVELFAQHAGRKSVNMEDVILSAHRNDHLAGLLRSFSQELKGKEPQTERKRKKSSKSDDKALAS, via the exons ATGGCGGCGGAGCCTCGCGACGGAGGGTtcgagaaggagaaggaggaggaggaggcggcggcggagagggcggAGCTGCTCCGCGACCGCTTCCGCCTCTCCGTCATCTCCATCGCCAACGCCGAGGGTTTCGATTCTCCattctctactctctctctctttgttttcttttcttctaaatCCTTCTTCTTAATTTCTCTTAGAGCAGCTGAGAAGGTCGTGATGGGGATCTCGGAGCCCGTCGTGGCGTGCATTGCTGATCTCGCCTTCAAGTATACTG AGCAGCTGGCGAAGGATGTAGAGTTATTTGCACAACATGCTGGTCGAAAATCTGTTAACATGGAAGATGTTATACTCTCAG CACATAGAAATGATCACTTAGCAGGTCTACTGAGATCATTTTCGCAAGAGCTGAAAGGAAAGGAGCCCCAGACagaaaggaagaggaaaaaatCTTCAAAGAGTGATGATAAAGCGCTCGCTAGCTGA
- the LOC109722887 gene encoding MHF histone-fold complex subunit 1 isoform X2 — protein sequence MAAEPRDGGFEKEKEEEEAAAERAELLRDRFRLSVISIANAEAEKVVMGISEPVVACIADLAFKYTEQLAKDVELFAQHAGRKSVNMEDVILSAHRNDHLAGLLRSFSQELKGKEPQTERKRKKSSKSDDKALAS from the exons ATGGCGGCGGAGCCTCGCGACGGAGGGTtcgagaaggagaaggaggaggaggaggcggcggcggagagggcggAGCTGCTCCGCGACCGCTTCCGCCTCTCCGTCATCTCCATCGCCAACGCCGAGG CTGAGAAGGTCGTGATGGGGATCTCGGAGCCCGTCGTGGCGTGCATTGCTGATCTCGCCTTCAAGTATACTG AGCAGCTGGCGAAGGATGTAGAGTTATTTGCACAACATGCTGGTCGAAAATCTGTTAACATGGAAGATGTTATACTCTCAG CACATAGAAATGATCACTTAGCAGGTCTACTGAGATCATTTTCGCAAGAGCTGAAAGGAAAGGAGCCCCAGACagaaaggaagaggaaaaaatCTTCAAAGAGTGATGATAAAGCGCTCGCTAGCTGA